A single Mustelus asterias chromosome 4, sMusAst1.hap1.1, whole genome shotgun sequence DNA region contains:
- the gla gene encoding alpha-galactosidase A, protein MEPRLSRSLTALLISLLGLAQGCWGLDNGLARTPIMGWLHWERFLCNVNCQEDPHNCISEQLYMQMADIMAAEGWKEVGYNYVCIDDCWLASTRDANHRLQADPERFPSGIKRLADYIHSKGLKLGIYQDVGTYTCAGYPGSYGYYELDAETFADWGVDLLKFDGCNFISLDLLIEGYMNMSLALNQTGRDIVYSCEWPFYLWPFKKPNYTEIRKYCNHWRNHGDIDDSWDSVKSIIDWIALHQSLIAPIAGPGGWNDPDMLVIGNFGLSKDQQITQMALWAIMAAPLLMSNDLRNIDPDSKALLQNKYIIAINQDSLGIQGQRVSKLQNFELWSRPLAGGGFAYAIVNRAEIGGPRKFSIFVFGLDDGKACQGECLITQILPAFQFQGIYIQTSMLDFWVNPTGTVLFTVFPHSTDSSLKMETERKHGV, encoded by the exons ATGGAGCCGCGACTGAGCCGCTCTCTCACAGCGCTACTCATCAGCCTTCTGGGGCTGGCCCAGGGGTGTTGGGGCCTGGACAATGGACTGGCCAGGACCCCCATCATGGGCTGGCTTCACTGGGAGAGGTTCCTGTGTAACGTCAACTGCCAGGAGGATCCACACAACTGTATCAG TGAGCAGCTCTACATGCAGATGGCTGATATCATGGCAGCAGAGGGCTGGAAGGAAGTTGGCTATAATTACGTTTGTATTGATGATTGTTGGCTTGCTAGCACGCGGGATGCCAACCACCGCCTACAGGCTGACCCCGAGCGGTTCCCTAGTGGAATAAAGCGGCTGGCAGACTAT ATCCATTCTAAAGGCCTGAAACTGGGCATCTATCAGGATGTGGGCACCTATACCTGTGCCGGATATCCGGGCAGTTATGGCTACTATGAATTGGATGCAGAGACCTTTGCTGATTGGGGAGTGGACCTCCTGAAGTTTGATGGCTGCAATTTCATCAGTTTGGATTTGCTGATTGAGG GTTACATGAACATGTCTCTGGCCTTGAATCAGACAGGGCGTGATATTGTGTACTCCTGCGAGTGGCCTTTCTACCTGTGGCCTTTCAAGAAG CCCAATTACACAGAGATCAGGAAATACTGCAACCACTGGAGAAACCATGGTGACATTGATGACTCGTGGGACTCTGTAAAAAGCATCATTGATTGGATAGCCCTGCATCAGAGTCTGATTGCTCCAATAGCAGGTCCTGGAGGCTGGAATGATCCTGATATG CTGGTAATCGGGAACTTTGGATTGAGCAAGGACCAGCAGATCACCCAGATGGCACTCTGGGCCATAATGGCGGCTCCTCTCCTGATGTCAAATGATCTGCGGAACATTGACCCGGACTCCAAGGCTCTGCTGCAGAACAAATACATCATTGCCATTAACCAGGACTCTCTGGGTATTCAGGGCCAGCGAGTCAGCAAA CTACAAAACTTTGAACTATGGTCACGGCCCCTGGCAGGTGGAGGATTCGCTTATGCTATTGTCAACCGGGCAGAGATCGGGGGTCCGCGGAAGTTTTCTATTTTCGTTTTTGGCCTGGATGATGGCAAAGCCTGCCAGGGAGAGTGCCTCATCACACAGATCCTCCCAGCTTTCCAATTCCAAGGAATCTATATCCAGACCTCCATGTTGGACTTCTGGGTAAATCCCACTGGGACCGTCCTGTTCACTGTTTTCCCTCACAGCACAGACTCCTCACTCAAGATGGAAACAGAGAGGAAACATGGAGTGTAG